In Lytechinus variegatus isolate NC3 chromosome 18, Lvar_3.0, whole genome shotgun sequence, a single genomic region encodes these proteins:
- the LOC121431875 gene encoding cytochrome P450 4V2-like isoform X1: MAVSIGVVSVIVTLSAILTYFLAKILRVFHLISKFAGPPALPIVGNAHLLKQDAREFFLQIEDWVNEYRLKTGGRMRLWLGPVPVVFTFNCRDFEVVMSSSKHIKKGYVYRFLHPWLGLGLLTSTGQKWFHRRKLLTPTFHFSILQNFMDVFNEQSVILTKKIEKFADQSEPFNIFPEIAYCVLDIICDTAMGKSINAQGESDNEYVRAVISMCDLVQERMKKPWFWPDMLYDNLESGKKHANHLRILHDMTNKIIRERLQEPPRVLDGSDEDAVAGKRRRIAFLDLLLQMHREDSSFTLEDIREEVDTFMFEGHDTTAAAASWTILMLGRHPEVQTRLHEELDEVFGDSDRPITADDLQKLQYLNCVLKETLRLCPSVPMIGRDLEEDCVIDGKVVPSGTLVVLGIYALHRDPEQFPDPEKFDPDRFLLENSSKRHPYSYVPFSAGPRNCIGQKFALMEDKIIIANLMRKYSVQAIQSFEETNPLGELIMRPRDGIYVKLSRRK; the protein is encoded by the exons ATGGCGGTCAGCATCGGTGTTGTATCGGTTATCGTCACCTTGTCGGCCATCTTGACATACTTCTTAGCAAAGATCTTGCGTGTTTTCCATCTTATCAGCAAGTTTGCTGGACCCCCGGCCCTTCCTATCGTAGGCAACGCCCATTTACTCAAACAGGATGCTAGAG AATTTTTCTTACAAATCGAGGACTGGGTGAACGAGTACAGACTGAAGACAGGGGGTAGAATGAGGCTCTGGCTCGGCCCTGTTCCCGTTGTTTTTACCTTTAACTGTCGAGATTTTGAG gtcGTTATGAGTAGCAGTAAACACATCAAGAAGGGATATGTTTACAGGTTTCTCCACCCATGGCTTGGTCTTGGTTTATTAACAAG TACGGGTCAGAAGTGGTTTCACCGCCGCAAGCTACTCACCCCGACTTTCCATTTTTCCATCCTACAAAACTTCATGGATGTTTTCAATGAGCAGAGCGTCATCTTGACGAAGAAGATTGAGAAGTTTGCCGACCAATCAGAGCCTTTCAACATCTTCCCAGAGATAGCCTACTGTGTTCTCGATATTATTTGCG ACACTGCCATGGGAAAGTCCATAAATGCACAAGGAGAAAGTGATAATGAATATGTTAGAGCAGTGATAAG CATGTGTGACCTGGTTCAAGAGAGGATGAAGAAACCATGGTTTTGGCCCGATATGCTCTATGACAATCTCGAATCTGGTAAAAAGCATGCCAACCATCTCAGAATATTGCACGATATGACAAATAAG ATCATCAGAGAAAGATTGCAAGAGCCTCCCAGAGTGCTTGACGGCAGTGATGAAGATGCGGTTGCCGGGAAGAGAAGGAGGATTGCATTCCTTGATCTCCTCCTCCAGATGCACAGGGAAGACTCCAGTTTTACTTTGGAAGATAtcagagaagaagtggatacaTTCATGTTTGAG GGACACGATACCACAGCCGCTGCAGCGTCATGGACAATCCTCATGCTTGGCCGACATCCTGAGGTCCAGACCCGTCTTCATGAAGAGCTTGATGAAGTATTTG GGGATAGTGACAGACCCATCACTGCTGATGATCTCCAGAAACTCCAATACCTGAACTGTGTCCTCAAAGAGACCTTGAGACTCTGTCCATCGGTGCCCATGATAGGCAGAGACCTTGAAGAAGACTGTGTCATAG ATGGTAAAGTGGTTCCAAGCGGTACTCTGGTTGTGCTTGGTATCTATGCTCTTCATCGAGACCCAGAGCAGTTTCCAGACCCCGAGAAGTTTGACCCGGATCGATTCTTGCTGGAAAACTCCTCCAAAAGACATCCCTACTCGTATGTCCCATTCTCGGCTGGACCCAGGAACTGCATTG GTCAGAAGTTCGCCCTGATGGAGGATAAGATCATCATCGCCAATCTGATGAGGAAGTATTCCGTCCAAGCGATCCAGTCCTTCGAAGAGACCAACCCTCTCGGTGAACTCATCATGCGACCTCGAGATGGAATCTACGTCAAGCTAAGTCGAAGGAAATAA
- the LOC121431875 gene encoding cytochrome P450 4V2-like isoform X2, with protein MRLWLGPVPVVFTFNCRDFEVVMSSSKHIKKGYVYRFLHPWLGLGLLTSTGQKWFHRRKLLTPTFHFSILQNFMDVFNEQSVILTKKIEKFADQSEPFNIFPEIAYCVLDIICDTAMGKSINAQGESDNEYVRAVISMCDLVQERMKKPWFWPDMLYDNLESGKKHANHLRILHDMTNKIIRERLQEPPRVLDGSDEDAVAGKRRRIAFLDLLLQMHREDSSFTLEDIREEVDTFMFEGHDTTAAAASWTILMLGRHPEVQTRLHEELDEVFGDSDRPITADDLQKLQYLNCVLKETLRLCPSVPMIGRDLEEDCVIDGKVVPSGTLVVLGIYALHRDPEQFPDPEKFDPDRFLLENSSKRHPYSYVPFSAGPRNCIGQKFALMEDKIIIANLMRKYSVQAIQSFEETNPLGELIMRPRDGIYVKLSRRK; from the exons ATGAGGCTCTGGCTCGGCCCTGTTCCCGTTGTTTTTACCTTTAACTGTCGAGATTTTGAG gtcGTTATGAGTAGCAGTAAACACATCAAGAAGGGATATGTTTACAGGTTTCTCCACCCATGGCTTGGTCTTGGTTTATTAACAAG TACGGGTCAGAAGTGGTTTCACCGCCGCAAGCTACTCACCCCGACTTTCCATTTTTCCATCCTACAAAACTTCATGGATGTTTTCAATGAGCAGAGCGTCATCTTGACGAAGAAGATTGAGAAGTTTGCCGACCAATCAGAGCCTTTCAACATCTTCCCAGAGATAGCCTACTGTGTTCTCGATATTATTTGCG ACACTGCCATGGGAAAGTCCATAAATGCACAAGGAGAAAGTGATAATGAATATGTTAGAGCAGTGATAAG CATGTGTGACCTGGTTCAAGAGAGGATGAAGAAACCATGGTTTTGGCCCGATATGCTCTATGACAATCTCGAATCTGGTAAAAAGCATGCCAACCATCTCAGAATATTGCACGATATGACAAATAAG ATCATCAGAGAAAGATTGCAAGAGCCTCCCAGAGTGCTTGACGGCAGTGATGAAGATGCGGTTGCCGGGAAGAGAAGGAGGATTGCATTCCTTGATCTCCTCCTCCAGATGCACAGGGAAGACTCCAGTTTTACTTTGGAAGATAtcagagaagaagtggatacaTTCATGTTTGAG GGACACGATACCACAGCCGCTGCAGCGTCATGGACAATCCTCATGCTTGGCCGACATCCTGAGGTCCAGACCCGTCTTCATGAAGAGCTTGATGAAGTATTTG GGGATAGTGACAGACCCATCACTGCTGATGATCTCCAGAAACTCCAATACCTGAACTGTGTCCTCAAAGAGACCTTGAGACTCTGTCCATCGGTGCCCATGATAGGCAGAGACCTTGAAGAAGACTGTGTCATAG ATGGTAAAGTGGTTCCAAGCGGTACTCTGGTTGTGCTTGGTATCTATGCTCTTCATCGAGACCCAGAGCAGTTTCCAGACCCCGAGAAGTTTGACCCGGATCGATTCTTGCTGGAAAACTCCTCCAAAAGACATCCCTACTCGTATGTCCCATTCTCGGCTGGACCCAGGAACTGCATTG GTCAGAAGTTCGCCCTGATGGAGGATAAGATCATCATCGCCAATCTGATGAGGAAGTATTCCGTCCAAGCGATCCAGTCCTTCGAAGAGACCAACCCTCTCGGTGAACTCATCATGCGACCTCGAGATGGAATCTACGTCAAGCTAAGTCGAAGGAAATAA